One Tetrapisispora phaffii CBS 4417 chromosome 2, complete genome genomic region harbors:
- the ISC1 gene encoding inositol phosphosphingolipid phospholipase (similar to Saccharomyces cerevisiae ISC1 (YER019W); ancestral locus Anc_1.70), producing the protein MSKKSNPRVSFLTFNTWGLKWVSKFREERLRAIADAICGHPGYVESLQGAATVFGDGSLSNEYDIIALQEIWCKSDWDYIVEKCGHLYPYNRIFYSGILTGPGLAILSKIPIESTFLYRFPINGRPSAFLRGDWYVGKSIAITLLKPVVEGSTPLAIMNSHMHAPYSLTGDANYHCHRACQAWDFSKLANLYKKAGYAVVIVGDLNSRPGSLQHRFLTEETNLIDSWEQLKGKQDITEIASLPPLEQLKEGCCTCDSTLNTWRPKCKPTDACRLDYALIDGEKLRTIDAGVRFTERLPNIGSYSDHFAYSCTLEIAFQDSSIVGSSEETLDNYTNTEMSTLKHRIANYNELVDVIDTYMNTARNQKFYRGLHFVLSIVALVFLLVKSFDKNSLIRSNSSWLTFIWILLVIAISATGTIDGLISFLFGRKEIRALTEVKYEVLDAKCSLSKATKKQL; encoded by the coding sequence ATGTCTAAGAAATCCAATCCTAGAGTCTCGTTCCTTACCTTCAATACCTGGGGTTTAAAATGGGTGTCTAAATTTAGAGAAGAGAGATTGCGTGCTATTGCCGACGCTATTTGTGGGCATCCTGGGTATGTTGAGAGCTTACAAGGTGCTGCCACTGTGTTTGGAGACGGTTCTCTATCAAATGAATACGATATCATCGCCTTGCAAGAAATTTGGTGTAAGAGTGATTGGGATTATATCGTGGAGAAATGTGGTCATTTGTATCCTTACAACAGAATATTTTACTCTGGTATCCTGACAGGACCAGGGTTAGCGATATTATCTAAGATTCCAATTGAGTCTACTTTCTTATATCGTTTCCCTATTAATGGGAGACCAAGTGCTTTCTTGCGTGGGGATTGGTACGTTGGGAAATCTATTGCCATCACGTTATTGAAGCCAGTCGTTGAAGGCTCGACACCTTTAGCTATCATGAATAGCCATATGCATGCCCCATACTCACTGACTGGGGATGCTAATTACCATTGCCATAGAGCTTGCCAAGCATGGGATTTTAGTAAATTGGCTAACTTATATAAGAAAGCCGGTTATGCTGTTGTAATTGTGGGTGATTTAAATTCAAGACCAGGATCTTTACAACACAGATTTTTAACGGAGGAAACCAATTTAATAGACTCTTGGGAACAATTGAAGGGCAAACAGGATATCACAGAAATTGCAAGTTTGCCTCCTCTGGAACAGTTGAAAGAAGGTTGTTGTACTTGTGATTCTACTTTAAATACATGGAGACCGAAATGCAAGCCAACTGATGCATGTCGTTTGGACTATGCATTGATCGATGGTGAAAAACTACGTACAATCGATGCTGGTGTCAGATTCACAGAAAGATTGCCCAACATAGGTAGTTACTCAGATCATTTTGCGTATTCATGTACACTGGAAATAGCTTTCCAAGATTCTTCGATCGTTGGATCGAGTGAAGAGACTTTAGACAACTATACCAATACGGAAATGAGTACATTAAAGCATAGGATTGCAAATTACAATGAGTTAGTCGATGTCATCGATACATACATGAACACGGCAAGGAATCAAAAATTCTATAGAGGATTAcattttgttttatcaaTAGTTGCCCTAGTGTTTCTTCTTGTTAAATCATTTGACaagaatagtttaattagGAGCAACTCATCATGGTTAACATTCATATGGATACTGCTGGTTATTGCAATTTCCGCAACTGGTACAATTGATGGTTTAAtctcatttttatttggaagaaaagaaataagaGCACTCACTGAGGTTAAATATGAAGTTCTTGATGCTAAGTGCTCCTTAAGTAAAGCAACTAAGAAGCAATTATAA
- the MET2 gene encoding homoserine O-acetyltransferase (similar to Saccharomyces cerevisiae MET2 (YNL277W); ancestral locus Anc_1.68), with translation MTTLSGSHHIDNNLTAKSKTLRELDMLEQKRFNPLLNLVNNQRIVEVPELTLESGATIRNFPIAYKTWGKLNETGDNCIVICHALTGSSDVSDWWAPLLGKDKAFDPSRFFIVCLNSMGSPYGSFSPLSVNEDTGRPYGPEFPLCTIRDDVRAHRLVLDSLGVKSLASVIGGSMGGMLALEWATLYDKQYVNNLVALATSARHSAWCISWSEAQRQAIYSDPKYANGYYTPENPPVSGLSAARMSALLTYRSRNSFETKFSRRSPSLLQQQKSKNAQAVASQLGQSSCPSINEHSLHIHNDGNKNLNNDNNDKNSSIVSPNTPRGSISSLSSMTSAGSAAATVEGKLVKPAQTYFSAQSYLRYQGAKFINRFDANCYIAITRKLDTHDLARDRFEYDEDITRVLNSISQPTLIIGIRSDGLFTFPEQEFLSEYIPNSTLKEIKSMEGHDAFLLEFELINNYIVDFLKVNAKSFMDRAPVQWAEDIAGDGINNSVFGEAEEVTNW, from the coding sequence ATGACAACTCTAAGTGGTAGTCATCATATTGATAACAACCTCACTGCAAAGAGCAAGACTCTCAGGGAGTTGGATATGTTGGAACAGAAAAGATTCAATCCATTGTTAAATTTAGTTAATAATCAAAGAATCGTCGAGGTCCCAGAACTAACTCTGGAGTCAGGTGCAACTATCAGAAACTTCCCGATAGCTTATAAGACATGGGGGAAACTGAACGAAACCGGTGATAATTGTATTGTCATTTGCCATGCTCTTACTGGTTCTTCAGATGTTTCAGATTGGTGGGCTCCTCTGCTGGGTAAAGACAAAGCTTTTGACCCTTCAAGATTCTTCATCGTGTGTTTGAATTCAATGGGGTCTCCATACGGTTCATTTTCACCTCTCTCAGTAAACGAGGACACTGGCAGACCTTACGGTCCAGAGTTCCCATTGTGCACGATTCGTGATGATGTTAGGGCTCACAGATTAGTATTAGACTCGTTAGGGGTTAAATCGTTGGCTTCAGTCATCGGTGGTTCAATGGGTGGTATGCTAGCTCTTGAATGGGCTACTCTTTATGATAAACAATACgttaataatttagttGCATTAGCTACCTCAGCAAGACATTCTGCATGGTGCATCTCTTGGTCGGAAGCACAAAGACAAGCAATTTACTCGGATCCAAAATATGCAAATGGTTACTATACCCCAGAAAATCCTCCTGTTTCTGGACTCTCTGCTGCAAGAATGTCGGCATTACTGACTTATCGTTCAAGAAACAGTTTTGAAACTAAATTCTCAAGAAGATCTCCATCACTCctacaacaacaaaaatcGAAAAATGCACAAGCTGTAGCAAGTCAACTGGGTCAAAGTTCTTGCCCTTCAATCAACGAACACTCTTTGCATATCCATAACGACGggaataaaaatttaaataatgacaataatgataaaaattcaagTATTGTATCACCAAACACACCAAGAGGCTCCATCAGCTCTTTATCTTCTATGACATCAGCAGGCTCAGCTGCAGCAACAGTGGAAGGTAAACTAGTGAAACCAGCCCAAACATACTTCTCAGCACAAAGTTATTTGCGTTATCAAGGTGCCAAATTCATCAATAGATTCGATGCAAACTGTTACATTGCAATCACAAGAAAATTAGATACTCACGACTTGGCTCGTGACAGATTTGAATATGACGAAGACATCACACGTGTTCTGAATTCTATCTCTCAACCAACATTAATAATCGGTATTCGAAGTGATGGTTTATTTACTTTCCCAGAACAAGAATTTTTATCTGAATACATCCCAAATTCaactttaaaagaaatcaaatcaATGGAAGGTCATGACgcatttttattagaattcGAGTTGATTAATAATTACATAGTAGATTTTTTGAAAGTAAATGCTAAAAGCTTTATGGATAGAGCTCCAGTTCAATGGGCTGAAGATATCGCTGGCGATggaattaataattcagtTTTTGGTGAAGCTGAAGAAGTTACTAATTGGTAG
- the BOR1 gene encoding Bor1p (similar to Saccharomyces cerevisiae BOR1 (YNL275W); ancestral locus Anc_1.73), whose product MLEFRSTRNSFFSSEDEDKNNVSSHIQDVPDDESIEVKRRKRRFPTLGKGIMMDIYDRLPYYWDDWKDGWDYRVIPSTLETYFNNLLPAIAFAQDMFDRTDNSYGVNEVLLSSAMAGIVFGILSGQPLCIVGVTGPISIFNYTVYEIIKSQDINFFGFMFWICIWSMILHFISAITNLVSLLQYVTTFPCDIFGLFINVVYIQKGIQILTRQFTNKHGTPDISAGFSSITVALCMTIFGTGFKSFTKTKLLTPTLRTVISDYSTFLSVLFWSGFIHFGGALNDIDFQSLPITKSFRPTSDIGRDRSTWLAYEWIPVKDVFLALPFGIILTLLFYFDHNVSSLMAQRSEYKQVKPSAFHYDFFLLGITTGISGVLGIPAPNGLIPQAPLHSESLLVMDKNMEVVRCVEQRVTNTVQGLMILATMARPFLVCLGQIPQAVLSGLFFMMGIQGLLSNAIIDKISWLFTEERLKDHNSPMINVSKKSIIIYLCFALAGFTGEFAITNTIAAIGFPLVLLATVAGCFIFPKVIPEEDLATLDGAVAEDFIIKNLKLENMLKPLEWKGKRKGSQSDE is encoded by the coding sequence ATGTTAGAGTTTAGATCCACTAGAAATAGCTTCTTTTCAAGTGAAGATGAAGACAAGAATAACGTCTCATCACATATTCAAGATGTACCAGATGATGAGTCGATCGAGGTGAAGAGACGTAAGAGGAGGTTTCCAACTCTTGGAAAAGGAATAATGATGGATATATACGATAGGCTGCCTTACTATTGGGATGATTGGAAAGACGGATGGGACTACCGTGTTATTCCATCCACATTGGAgacatattttaataatttattgcCAGCTATTGCATTTGCACAAGATATGTTCGATAGAACTGATAATTCATATGGGGTTAACGAAGTGTTGCTATCCAGTGCTATGGCTGGTATCGTCTTTGGGATCCTGTCTGGCCAACCGTTATGCATTGTTGGTGTCACTGGACCTATTTCGATTTTTAATTACACAGTGTATGAGATCATAAAATCACAGGATATAAACTTTTTTGGGTTCATGTTCTGGATATGTATTTGGAGTATGATTCTGCATTTCATAAGTGCTATAACGAACTTAGTGAGCTTATTACAGTATGTCACAACATTTCCATGTGATATTTTTGGTCTGTTCATCAATGTGGTTTATATCCAGAAAGGTATTCAGATATTAACAAGGCAGTTTACTAATAAACATGGCACACCTGACATTTCAGCAGGATTTTCAAGTATTACAGTTGCATTGTGCATGACAATTTTTGGCACAGGCTTTAAATCGTTTACTAAGACGAAGCTATTGACCCCAACACTAAGAACTGTAATATCTGATTACTCAACATTTTTGTCAGTATTATTCTGGTCTGGATTCATTCATTTCGGCGGGGCTCTAAATGATATCGATTTCCAGAGCTTGCCCATCACGAAATCATTCCGTCCAACATCTGATATTGGAAGAGATCGTTCAACTTGGTTAGCATACGAGTGGATTCCTGTCAAGGACGTGTTTCTTGCTTTGCCATTTGGGATCATCTTAAcgttattattttactttGATCACAATGTTTCGTCACTTATGGCACAAAGAAGTGAATACAAGCAAGTGAAACCGTCTGCTTTTCATTACGATTTTTTCCTATTGGGAATAACAACCGGTATAAGTGGTGTCCTTGGGATTCCAGCTCCAAATGGACTAATTCCTCAAGCTCCGCTGCATTCTGAGAGTTTATTGGTGATGGACAAGAACATGGAGGTTGTTAGATGTGTCGAGCAACGTGTCACCAACACGGTTCAGGGACTCATGATTCTAGCGACAATGGCTCGACCATTCCTGGTCTGTCTAGGTCAAATTCCACAAGCAGTGCTATCTGGCTTATTTTTCATGATGGGGATTCAAGGTCTCCTAAGCAATGCAATCATCGACAAGATTTCATGGCTCTTCACAGAAGAAAGGTTAAAAGACCACAACTCCCCAATGATCAACGTCTCCAAGAAATCGATAATAATATACCTATGTTTCGCTCTTGCGGGCTTTACAGGAGAATTTGCTATCACCAACACGATTGCAGCAATCGGGTTCCCGTTAGTGTTGCTGGCCACCGTGGCAGGCTGCTTCATCTTCCCCAAAGTGATCCCCGAGGAGGACCTAGCCACACTGGATGGGGCTGTCGCTGAGGACTTCATCATAAAGAACTTGAAACTCGAAAACATGCTGAAACCGTTAGAATGGAAAGGGAAACGGAAAGGATCGCAATCCGACGAGTAA
- the MDL1 gene encoding ATP-binding cassette permease MDL1 (similar to Saccharomyces cerevisiae MDL1 (YLR188W); ancestral locus Anc_1.67), with the protein MLRLVRVHPILKPSYTRSFHRYQHPLKAIQLIQTKNIINLHASFNRSVSKSMILQQTRFNSTNESSKGINTKLTETQQKLEKLSSEESTNTGFKDVKRLFTLAKPETAYIVLALVLILISSTVSMVVPSVIGKLLDLSSNTSNDDTGDAKSKEKVDNKEDRDNNTIYGFTHTQFFAGLGIVFVIGAIANTGRIVILKVTGEKLVARLRTRTMKAALDQDATFLDSNRVGDLISRLSSDASIVAKSVTMNVSDGTRAILQGFVGFSMMSYISFKLTSVMVLLIPPLGIMALVYGKKIRNLSRQLQTAVGGLTKVAEEQLNATKTIQAYGGEKKEIRRYASEVRDVFDVGLKEAITSGIFFGSTGLVGNAALLSLLLVGTNMISSGSLTVGDLSSFMMYAVYTGSSLFGLSSFYSELMKGAGAAARVFELDDRKPLIKPTIGKDPVTLKGKAIIFQDVSFHYPTRPNHRVFNKISFKIEPGEHICFVGPSGSGKSTVSQLLLRYYDATEGNILIGEDNIKSLSLRKYRKLLGVVQQEPMLFNGTIIDNILYNVPDEIASQKNKVDLAIKKSNCTKFLANFPDGLNTIVGPRGTQLSGGQKQRIAIARSFLLDPSILLLDEATSALDTQSEDIIAMTLKKREAEGLTTISIAHRLSTIKYSSRVVVLNKNGSVVETGKFTELIANPTSELNLLLSKEGQEPAYVAADVAAETPAEAPSTDNTP; encoded by the coding sequence ATGTTAAGATTAGTTAGGGTTCATCCTATTTTAAAACCGTCGTATACACGATCGTTCCATAGATACCAACATCCTCTTAAGGCAATACAGCTTATTCAAACGAAAAACATTATAAATCTGCATGCTTCATTCAATAGATCAGTATCCAAGTCGATGATTTTGCAACAGACTAGATTCAATTCAACTAATGAATCATCTAAGGGCATCAACACAAAGTTAACTGAAACTCAACAAAAGTTAGAAAAGTTGTCCAGCGAAGAATCTACTAATACTGGCTTCAAAGATGTAAAACGTCTATTTACGTTAGCAAAACCGGAAACTGCATACATTGTTCTTGCTTTAgtattaattttgatttcaaGTACCGTGAGCATGGTTGTACCAAGTGTCATTGGTAAATTGTTAGACTTATCTTCAAATACAAGTAATGATGACACAGGAGATGCTAAATCTAAAGAAAAAGTTGATAACAAAGAAGATAGAGATAATAACACTATATATGGCTTTACCCATACTCAGTTCTTTGCCGGTTTAGGTATTGTGTTCGTTATTGGTGCTATTGCTAATACTGGTCGTATTGTGATTTTGAAAGTAACTGGTGAGAAGTTAGTGGCTAGATTAAGAACCAGAACAATGAAGGCTGCTTTAGATCAGGATGCTACATTTTTAGATAGCAATAGAGTTGGTGATTTAATTTCCAGATTATCATCCGATGCCTCTATTGTCGCCAAATCTGTTACCATGAATGTAAGTGACGGTACTAGAGCCATTTTACAAGGTTTTGTCGGTTTTAGCATGATGAgttatatttcatttaagTTGACCTCGGTAATGGTGTTGTTAATACCTCCATTAGGCATTATGGCGTTAGTTTATGGTAAAAAGATCAGAAATCTTTCCAGGCAATTACAAACAGCTGTTGGTGGATTAACAAAAGTTGCAGAAGAACAGTTAAATGCTACAAAAACCATTCAAGCATATGGTggtgaaaaaaaagaaattagaaGATATGCAAGCGAAGTCCGTGATGTATTTGACGTTGGTTTGAAAGAAGCTATAACATCTGGTATTTTCTTTGGTTCTACCGGATTAGTAGGAAATGCGGCATTgttatctttattattagtagGTACCAATATGATTTCAAGTGGTAGTTTAACGGTCGGTGACTTGTCAAGTTTTATGATGTATGCGGTGTACACTGGTAGTTCATTATTTGGTTTATCTAGTTTTTACTCTGAATTAATGAAAGGTGCTGGTGCAGCCGCCAGAGTCTTTGAACTAGATGATAGAAAGCCATTAATCAAACCTACGATAGGTAAAGATCCTGTCACGCTAAAGGGAAAAGCCATCATTTTCCAAGACGTTTCGTTCCACTATCCAACAAGACCGAACCATCGtgttttcaataaaataagcTTTAAGATCGAACCTGGTGAGCATATCTGTTTTGTTGGGCCATCTGGTAGTGGTAAATCCACTGTTTCGCAACTGTTATTGAGATACTACGACGCTACTGAAGGTAATATCTTAATTGGTGAGGATAACATCAAATCTTTGAGTTTAAGAAAATACCGTAAGTTGCTTGGTGTGGTACAACAAGAGCCAATGCTATTCAATGGGACAATTATTGACAACATTTTGTATAACGTTCCCGATGAGATTGCTAGTCAAAAGAATAAAGTGGATCTTGCAATTAAAAAGTCCAATTGTACCAAGTTTTTAGCTAATTTCCCAGATGGATTGAACACGATAGTGGGACCACGAGGCACACAGCTCTCCGGTGGTCAAAAGCAAAGAATTGCAATTGCTAGATCATTTCTACTGGATCCTAGTATATTGCTTCTAGACGAGGCCACTAGCGCTCTGGACACGCAGAGCGAGGATATCATTGCCATGACCTTGAAGAAGAGAGAAGCCGAGGGCCTAACAACGATCTCGATCGCACACAGACTGTCCACAATTAAGTACAGCAGCCGTGTAGTTGTGCTGAACAAGAACGGCAGTGTAGTGGAAACCGGCAAATTCACAGAGTTGATAGCGAACCCTACTAGTGAGCTGAACCTACTGTTGTCGAAAGAGGGACAGGAACCAGCCTACGTGGCGGCCGACGTCGCAGCCGAAACGCCAGCCGAGGCACCAAGCACCGACAATACCCCATGA
- the PER1 gene encoding Per1p (similar to Saccharomyces cerevisiae PER1 (YCR044C); ancestral locus Anc_1.72), which yields MLKRSIICCLLLTAFASGSPGDNLEEFDQCLKACTNKNNCHGFDMDFVSDNNKFKMIVYDEVPPVLKKFFFWDCDSDCDYRCQQLITRLRISDGEEIFQFHGKWPFRRFLTMQEFFSTIFSIGNFFPHLFGFIKLRKAIRRYSSQNGMNSKNNVVVHLKNYSYVAISGMFAWTASTIFHWRDLPVTENLDYFFAGMTVLMGFHAIFARIARLDRKPQYLRGFFWLIVTIFGCHVLRLYLSWSYTYNMRFNIALGLTQYVLLLVLAFQNYQSLKVNRKKLDDRLYNSSKEGQVYRLCVVPSILVISTALAMSLELFDFFSYTFQIDAHAIWHLSTIWPSWIMYGFFIDDFKYITTKNNRE from the coding sequence ATGCTGAAGAGATCTATAATATGCTGTTTATTGTTAACAGCCTTTGCTAGTGGGTCACCAGGTGATAATCTGGAAGAGTTTGATCAATGTTTGAAAGCTTGCACGAACAAGAACAATTGCCATGGGTTTGATATGGATTTTGTATCtgataacaataaatttaagaTGATTGTTTACGATGAAGTGCCACCCGTGTTGAAGAAGTTCTTCTTCTGGGACTGTGATTCAGATTGTGATTACAGATGTCAACAACTGATCACTAGACTGAGAATATCTGATGGAGAggaaatatttcaattccATGGGAAATGGCCTTTTAGAAGATTCTTAACTATGCAGGAATTTTTCTCAACAATCTTCAGTATTGGTAACTTCTTCCCACACTTGTTTGGTTTTATTAAGTTACGCAAGGCAATCAGAAGGTACTCCAGCCAGAACGGCATGAATTCAAAGAACAATGTGGTCGTGCACTTAAAGAACTACTCGTATGTTGCCATTTCAGGTATGTTTGCTTGGACAGCGTCGACTATTTTCCATTGGAGGGATCTACCTGTAACTGAGAACCTTGATTATTTCTTTGCAGGTATGACTGTATTGATGGGTTTCCATGCAATCTTTGCAAGAATAGCACGTCTTGATAGAAAACCCCAGTACTTAAGAGGATTTTTTTGGCTAATTGTTACAATCTTTGGTTGCCACGTCCTGAGACTTTACTTGTCGTGGTCGTACACATACAACATGAGATTCAATATTGCTCTTGGCTTGACTCAATACGTCTTGCTACTAGTTCTAGCGTTCCAAAATTATCAATCTCTAAAGGTCAACAGAAAGAAACTAGATGACCGACTATATAACTCTTCAAAGGAGGGCCAAGTCTACAGACTATGCGTGGTGCCTTCGATCCTGGTGATCTCAACAGCGCTAGCCATGTCCCTAGAGTTGTTTGACTTCTTTAGTTACACATTTCAAATAGATGCACATGCAATATGGCATTTAAGTACCATCTGGCCTTCTTGGATCATGTATGGCTTCTTCATCGATGacttcaaatatataacaaCAAAAAACAACAGAGAATGA
- the SPC25 gene encoding kinetochore-associated Ndc80 complex subunit SPC25 (similar to Saccharomyces cerevisiae SPC25 (YER018C); ancestral locus Anc_1.71), with protein sequence MSSTMNDFELLKERMNNFTDTLDMYLDEKVSMAKDLTEDYRASIDALNARSQELAASIQLTQTQIEEMTSQIEVLEAANDTRKTDLLLLQLKSTQLLKNREVLLKETDDVDALLQDKMDKIKRLKEFYLKQNHQDNPEVSLYEKLLGLTIDTSEAGTLRFNFHKLTETQSKVPAYVVLDVSKQEYQILNSVPAIDANSLASILGDLNKTNNIAQFLLSTREQLQQSLTQ encoded by the coding sequence ATGTCATCAACTATGAATGATTTCGAGCTATTAAAGGAGAGGATGAACAATTTTACGGACACGTTGGACATGTACCTCGACGAGAAGGTGAGCATGGCGAAGGACCTGACGGAAGACTATAGGGCTAGTATCGATGCTTTGAATGCTAGATCGCAAGAACTAGCGGCATCGATACAGCTCACACAGACACAGATCGAGGAGATGACGTCGCAGATCGAGGTGCTAGAGGCAGCAAACGACACTAGGAAGACCGATCTTTTGCTGCTGCAATTGAAGAGTACGCAGTTGTTGAAGAACCGAGAAGTTCTGTTGAAAGAAACCGACGACGTCGATGCGTTGTTGCAAGATAAAATGGACAAAATCAAGAGACTAAAAGAATTCTACCTGAAGCAGAACCACCAAGACAACCCAGAGGTGAGCTTGTATGAGAAGCTGCTGGGGCTAACGATAGACACTTCAGAGGCCGGCACCTTGCGGTTTAATTTCCATAAGCTGACCGAGACCCAATCGAAGGTACCGGCATACGTCGTGCTGGATGTCTCCAAACAAGAATATCAGATTTTGAATTCTGTGCCTGCAATCGATGCCAACTCCTTAGCATCCATATTGGGAGACCTCAACAAGACAAACAACATTGCCCAATTCCTGCTGTCTACAAGAGAGCAATTGCAGCAGTCCCTCACACAATAA